The Cellulosimicrobium sp. ES-005 genome segment ACGGTGCTGGTCTACAACGACGTGTACGACGCCCCGGAGATGTTCGTCGAGCGCACCCGGCCGGTGGGCGACGGGGCGTCGGGGTGGGTCGTGAAGTCGATCGCCGCGCAGCCTCGGGGCGGCCTCGTTCCCGTGCCGGCGCACGAGCTGTACCGCCGGGCGCCGCACCTCGTGCGCTACCTCTCGCTCCCGGAGGGCTTCCGGGCGGTGTGGGCGAAGAACCGGACGAACCAGATCTGGAACCCGGACGGCGAGCTCGTCTGGGACGCCGACGCGCGCGACGCGGCGAACGCGGCCGCAGCGGCGCAGCAGGGGACGGCGACGGGCGCACCCGCTCCGGCGACGGGCACGGGGACCGGCGACGCCCGGGCAGCCGACGCCGCGGCCGCCTCCTCGTCGGCGGGTGACGCGTCGGCGAGCGCGACCGGCCAGGGGGCGTCGACGTCGGGCACCACCCGCCCTCGGGGGAGCGTCGCCTACGAGGCGGCGCGCGACGCGCTCGACGACCGCGCCGCGAGCCGCGAGCGGGTGCTGGCCGCCGCGCACGGGCTGCGCGACGCGTTCGTCCGCAACGAGCACATGATCGGCCTCCTGCCGGCCGACGCGGAGCAGGTGCTCGTCGACACGTACCGGAGGGCCGACGCGGGCGGGGCGGACGCGGTGTCGCGCGAGGCGGCGACGTCCTGGGTGCGCGAGGCGTACTTCCGCCGGCTGCCGCTCGCCGGGGAGGCCGCCGAGCGGGTCGACCGGCTCGCCGAGGACGACCCCGACGGAGCGGCGCACGTGCTGCGCGGGTGGATGCGCTACAACGGCTACGGGTTCGCGCAGGACGCCGCGGCGGCCGTCGCGGACCACGAGGAGGCGGCGCGCCGCGGCAACGCCGACGCGCTGTTCGAGCTGTCCGTCCTCACCGCGACCGGCCAGGGCACGCCCGTGGACGAGGCGCGCTCGCGCGCGTTCCTCGAGCAGGCCGCGGACGCGGGCCACCCGCGGGCGCTCTACAACCTCGCGGCGGAGCACGCGACGGGTCGGGGCCGTCCGCGGGACTCCGCGCGCGCCCTGGAGCTCTACCTCGCGGCGGGCGACCGCGGCAACGGCCGCGCGGCGTTCACGGCGGGCGTCATGATGCTCACGGGGGACGGCTCCCTGCCCGACCCGGCCCGCGCCGGCCGGGCGTTCGCGCTCGCCGAGGACCTCGGGTTCGACGTGCGCGACGCCGCCGCGCAGTTCCCGCCGCAGCTCGCCGAGCAGGTCGTCGGGGCGCTCGCCGCGGACTGACCGGACAAAAGACGCTCACAGCCCGTTCCACTTGCGGGCCCGGGCATCGTATGGTCACTCGCGTGAACGTCTACGTCGTCCTGTCCCGCAGCCGCACGGTCCTGTCGCGGACGATCGCGCTGGCGACCCGCGACGAGTTCACGCACTCCTCCCTGGCGCTCGACCCGGGGCTCGAGCTCATGTTCAGCTTCGGGCGCCGCCGGGCGGGGAACCCGTTCGTCGGGTGCTTCCGGCGCGAGCGGTTCGACGACGGCCTGTACCGCGGCATGGACGTCGTGCCCGGGGTCGTGCTCGCGGTCCCCGTGACGCCGGAGCAGCACGAGGCGATCCGGGTGCGGATCACCGAGTTCCTGCTGGACTCGCACGCGTTCTCCTACAACGTGCGCGGTCTCGTCGGCGCCCGCTTCGGCCGGGGTCACGAGGCGGAGGACCGGTTCTTCTGCTCCGAGTTCGTCTACCACGTGCTGCACGGCGCGGGAGTGTGCGACCTCGGCGTCGAGCGGTGGCAGGTGCGACCGCAGACGCTCCTCGACCTGCCGGGCCGGGTCGTCTTCCGAGGCGACCTCAAGGACTACGTCGCGGCGCACGGCGCGCTCGAGACCCTGCCGTCGCTCACGTTCGGCCACGTCCGCGAGCGCGTGCTCGGCTGATCCCGGCACGGCGGCACGGCGGCACGGCGGCACGGCGGCACGGCGGCACGGCGGCACGGCGGCACGGCGGCACGGCGGCACGGCGGCACGGCGGCACGGCGGTACCGCGGCACCGCGGGTCCGGTGCGACGCCGCGCGGGCCGAGACGCGCGTCAGCCGACCCGCAGCGCCGCCACGATGTCCTCGACCCGCTGCTTCGCGTCCCCGAAGAGCATGCCCGTGTTCTCGCGGAAGAACAGCGGGTTCTGCACCCCGGCGTAGCCGGCCGCCATCGAGCGCTTGAAGACGACGACCTGCCCGGCCTCCCACACGTGCAGGACCGGCATGCCCGCGATGGGGGAGCCGGGATCGTCGAGCGCGGCCGGGTTCACCGTGTCGTTCGCGCCGATGACGAGCACGACGTCCGTGTCCGCCAGGTCGTCGTTGATCTCGTCCATCTCCAGCACGATGTCGTACGGGACGCGCGCCTCGGCGAGCAGGACGTTCATGTGCCCGGGCAGGCGACCCGCGACCGGGTGCACCCCGAAGCGGACCTCGGCACCGCCGTCGCGCAGGAGCTCGACGAGCTCCGCGACGGGGTACTGCGCCTTGGCGACCGCCATGCCGTAGCCCGGCGTGATGACGACGCTGCGGGCGTCGCGCAGGAGGGCCGCGACGTCGTCGGCGCTCACCTCGCGGTGCTCGCCCTGCGGGCCCTCGCCGCCCCCGGCGGGCGCGGCGCCCTCCTCGGCCCCGAACCCGCCGAGGATGACGGACACGAACGACCGGTTCATGGCCCGGCACATGATGTAGCTGAGGATCGCACCGGAGGACCCGACGAGCGCGCCCGTGACGATGAGCAGGTCGTTGCCGAGCATGAAGCCCGCCGCGGCGGCGGCCCAGCCGGAGTACGAGTTGAGCATCGACACGACGACGGGCATGTCGCCCCCGCCGATCGACGCGACGAGGTGCCAGCCGAGCGCGAGCGACACGACCGTGAGCAGGAGCAGGGGCCAGATCGACGGCGCGACGACGAACCACACCACGAGCCCCAGGCTCACGACGAGCGCCGCGAGGTTGAGCAGGTTCCGGCCGGGGAGCTGGAGCGGGGCCGATCGCGTGCGCCCCGACAGCTTGAGGAACGCGACGACGGAGCCGGTGAACGTCACCGCGCCCACGAGCACGCCGAGGGAGACCTCGACGAGGTGCGCGACGTCGTCGGCCCCGGCGGCGTGCGCGGTGAGGTAGGAGTTGAAGCCGACCAGCACGGCCGCGGCGCCGACGAAGCTGTGCAGGATCGCGATGAGCTCCGGCATCTGCGTCATCTCGACGCGGCGCGCGCGCCACGTCCCGACCGCCGCGCCCACGAGGAGCACGAGCGCGATGAGCAGCGCGGTGACGAGCACGGGCCGGGCGCTCGTGCCGAGCGCGAGCACGATCGTCGCGGCCAGCGCGAGGACCATGCCGACCATGCCGAGCACGTTGCCGCGGCGTGCGGACTCCTGCTTCGACAGCCCCGCGAGGCTGAGGACGAACAGGACGGCGGCGAGGACGTAGACCGCCTGGGCGACGGACGTCGCGGTCATCGGGCCACCTCCTGCGCACGCGCCGGGGCGTCCTTGCGGAACATGCGGATCATGCGGTTCGCCACGAGGAAGCCACCGAAGATGTTGATGCTCGCGACGGTCGCGGCGAGCAGCGCGAGCGTCGTGACGACCCAGTCGTCGGAGCCGATCTGGAGGAGCGCGCCGACGAGGATGATGCCGGAGATCGCGTTGGTCTGGGCCATGAGCGGTGTGTGCAGCGAGTGCGTGACGTTCGAGATTACGTAGTACCCGACGATCACCGCGAGCGTGAAGACCGTGACGTGCCCGACGAGCGACGGCGGCGCGAACGACAGCGCGAGCGTCACGAGCACCGCGGCGAGCGCGGCGCCCACGGTCCGACGACGGCGGCTCAGGCTCGCGGCCGACGCCGCCTCCGCGGCGGCCCGCTCGCGTGCCGCGGTCTCCAGCGCGGGGTCGGGTGGTGGCGCGGTCGACCCCGGGGCCGGGGCCGCGCTCACCGCGACGGGCGGCGGCGGCCACAGCACCTCGCCGTCGCGCGCGACGGTCATGCCGCGCTGCACCGGGTCGTCGAGGTCGAGCGCGAGCTCGCCGTCCTTGCCGGGCGTGACCAGCTCCAGCAGGTGCACGACGTTCGTCCCGAGGAGCTGCGACGTGTGCTGGGGCAGGCGCCCGGCGAGGTCGGTCCAGCCGACGACCACGACGCCGTTCTCCGTCACGACGCGTTCGCCCGGCACCGTGAGCGCGCAGTTCCCGCCGCCCGAGGCCGCGAGGTCGACGACGACGCTCCCGGGGCGCATCCCGGCGACCGCCTCGGCCGTGAGGGTGCGCGGGGCGCGGCCGCGCACGAGCGCCGTCGTGATGACGACGTCGGCCTCGGCGGCCTCGCGCGCGTACACCGCGAGGGCCGCGGCCTCCTGCTCGGGCGTGAGCGGCTTCGCGTAGCCGTCGGCGGACATGCCCTGCTGCGCCGCGGGCTCGCGCACGGCGGTGCCGCCCATGGACTCGATCTGCTCGGCCGCCTCGGACCGCACGTCGAACGCGCGCACCTGCGCGCCCAGGCTCGCCGCCGCGCCGACCGCGGCGAGGCCCGCGACCCCGCCGCCGATGACGAAGACCCTCGCGGGCGGCGTCTTGCCCGCGGCCGTGACCTGCCCGGCGAACATGCCGCCGTACTCGCCGGCCGCCTCGACGACCGCGCGGTACCCCGCGACGTTGGACAGCGTGCTCAGCACGTCGAGGGCCTGCGCGCGCGAGATGCGAGGCACGGCGTCGAGCGCGAGCGCGGTGACGCCGCGGGTGGCGAGGCGCTGCACGAGGTCGGGGTCGTTCGCGGGGCCGAGCATCGCGACGAGCGTCGCGCCCGGGCGCAGGAGCGCGACCTGGGCGTCCGTCGGCGCGTTCACCGCCGTGACGACGTCGGCGCCCCACGCGGCCGCGGCGTCGACGACCGTGGCGCCCGCCGTCTCGTACGCGGCGTCGGAGAACGTGGCCCCCGCGCCGGCGTCGTGCTCGACGACCACCTCGTACCCGAGCGCCCGCAGGCGCTCGACCGTGCGCGGGGTCGCGGCGACCAGCCGCTCCCCGTCCCTCACCTCGCGGGGGACACCGATCCTCACGTGCGGGCTCCTCACCTCGTCGAGCATCGTGGGCGCCCGTGCGACCGGGGACGACGGCGGGTGCGCCGCGAGCCTATCGGGGGTCGCCCGCGTCGTCCCGGGTCGAACGTCCCCGGGCGGGCGAGCCTCGACCTGGTCGGCGCTCGTCGCGCCGCGGCGGGGAGCGGCGGGGAGTTCTCACCATCGCGCGAGGTGGCGCCCCCGGCGCCGGGTCCGCGAGGATCGGGGCGCCATCCGCTCAGACCCAGGGGGAACCATGCGCCGCACCACCACCCGTACCGCCGTCCTCGCGCCCGTCGTCGCGCTGTGCACCGTCGCGCTCGCCGCGTGCTCCGTCAGCGCGAACCTCACCGTGCCGGCCTCGAAGATCGCGCAGGACGCGGAGGGCGCGCTCGCCGAGATCGGCGAGGCGGACGTCGACTGCGGCGAGGAGAACGTCGACCTGGTGGACGGCGAGGTCGTCGAGTGCGAGCTCACCGACCCGGCGTCCGGGGAGGTCTACGACACGACCGTCACGCTGTCCGACGTCGACGGGACGAAGTACCACGTCGACGTGAAGGTCGCCGACGCCCCCCAGGGCTGACCCGGGCCGATCCCGCGGGCTACAGGTCGCCCTTCCTCTGCAGGTACCGCATCGCGGCCCAGCCGATCGGGATGCGGGCCCAGTAGGTCGCGACGCGGAAGAGCACGGTCGCGGACGTCGCGAGCGCGGCGGGGACGCCCGCGGTGGTCAGGCCGAAGATGAGGGCGGCCTCGATCGCCCCGAGGCCGCCGGGTGTCGGGACGGCCGCACCCGCGGCGTTCCCGACGAGGTAGATGACCGCGACCTCGACGAGCGAGAGCTCCTGCCCGAACGCGGCGAGGGCGGCGTCGAACGCGAGCACGTAGCCGAGCGTCATGACGACGTTCCCCGCGATGCCGAGCGCGAGCCGCCCGGGCTGGCCCAGCATCTCCGACAGCCGGGGCCACACCTGCTGGATCGTCGGGCGGATCTTGGCGAGCACCCAGGCCCGCACGGCCGGCACGAGGAGCGTCGCCAGGACGGCGAGCGCGACGCCGCCGATCGCGAGGAGCACCGTCGTCGACGGGAGCTGGACGAGCCCGCCGTCGCCGGTGGCCACGGACAGCACGACGAGGAGCAGGATCGTCACGACGAACTGCGACACCTGGACGAGCGCGACCGTCGCGACCGCCACCGGGGTCGAGATCCCGCGCCGGGTCAGGAGCCGGAGGTTCAGCGCCGCCGGGCCGATGCCGGCGGGCGCGGCGAGCGCGACGAACGAGCCCGCCGCCTGGGTGAGCGTGACGCGCCAGAGCGGCAGGCGCTTCGACGCGAACGCGACGAGCGTGAGCGCGGCGCCGAACCACGTGACGATCCCGAGCAGGAACGAGACGGCCGCCCACCAGGGGTTCGCCGACGAGACGGCCTCGGTGATCTGGTCGAAGTTGATCGTCGTGACGACGACCGTCACCGCGACGATCGTCAGGGTCAGCGTGAGGATCGTCCGCGCGCCGAACCGGGTGATGCGCTGCGGCTCGATGCTCGCCTCGGGCAGCCGCTCGACCAGCGCGGCGCGCAGCTCCTTGAGGAGCTCCTTGTTCTGCCGGATCTCCTCGCGCGTGCTCGGCGGCAGCGCGACGGGCTGGAGCAGCGGGCCGATGGCGGCGATGTCGTCGTCCGGCAGGACGCTCACCGCGGACTCGACGGCCCGGCGCGCCCCGACACGCAGCGCGAGGAGCGCGACCATCTGCGCCAGGTCCATGCGGCGCGCGAGCTCGGACGACGCGATGTCGCCCTGCTCCCACCCGGTGAGCCAGACCTGCGGGGCCCCCGTCGCGGGCTCGCGCGAGACGAGCATGACGTCGGACGTCAGCGCGCGGTGCGCGATGCCCGCCGCGTGCGCGAGCCGGAGCTGGCGCCACGCCTCGTTGAGCACCGAGCCCGTGAGGTCCTCGACGGGGAGGTCGCGCAGCGAGACCGCGCCGGTCGCGTGCTCCTGGACCAGGACCATGGAGTCCGCGGACTCGCCGATGCCGAGCAGCCGCGGGGTGCGGACGCCCGCGGCGCGCGCCGCGTAGGACAGCAGCGCGGTGCGCTCGGCCGCCGCGCGCAGCGAGATCGCCGCGCGTCCCTCGCTGCCGCGCAGGCGCAGCGACCGCCAGAACCGGGCGAGGAAGCCGACGACCTGCCGGTCGCCGTCGAGCACGACGACGTCACGCCGCACGCCGTCCTCCGCGAGCATCGCGTAGACGCGGTTGTCGCCCGCGCGCGTCAGCGCGATGGCCGCCGAGTCGGACGGCGCGTCCTGGGACTCCGTCGCGGGGGTCTGCCCGTTCGTCCCGTTCGCCCCGTCCGACGCCCCGGCCTCGTCGGGGTGCGGGGCCGAGCCGAGGTGCTGCGCGGCGAGCGCGGCGTCGGCCGTGAGGACCGTCCCGGCGTCGTCGGTGGCGCCGGGTGCGCGCAGGACGCCGACGTGCACCTCGGCAGTGATGCGCCCCTCGGCGTCCACCTCGGTGATGGGGTCGTCCGCCGCCTCGGCGAGCTCCTCGTCGTCGGTGACGTCGCGCACGCGCACGAGGGCCGCGGGGGAGAACCCGGCGCGCCGGACCCCGGCCACGAGGTCGGGTCCGTAGGCACGCTCGCTGCGCACGCCCGAGACGTACCGCACGGCGAGCCCGGCGATGCGGCCGAGGAGCAGCGTGATGATGATGCCCGGCAGCGACACCTGGCCCGTGATGAGCACGACGCCGATCGCGACGAACAGCAGGTTCCACGACCACTTGACGGTGCGGCGTCGGGTGCGGGTCCCCGCGGCCGTGAGCAGCCCGGCGATCGCGGCGACGTACCCCGGGATCGTCAGCCGCCACTCGCCGCGCGAGTACACGGAGAGCCCCCGGACGAGGTCGTCCGAGCCCCACGCGCGCAGGGCCAGCACGGCCAGCACGCCGAGGAGCAGGCCGAGCGCGGCGGCGACGATCGACTCGACGACCTGGCGGCCCAGCCGGCGGATGCCGAGCTCGGTGAGGACGGCGATCGGCACGAACAGCGTGATGAGGCCCTCGAGCACCGCGACGGGGACGAAGAGGATGCGCGCGAGCAGGTCGGAGAAGTTCCGGACGTCCTCCGCGACGCCCGCCGTCGTGCCGTGCGCGTAGACCGACATGAGCAGGACGACCACGACGCCCACCGCGCACAGCACGAGGTTGACGAGGTCGATCGGGTGCCGGACGCGCTGCTCGGCCGTGTCGACGACGCGGACCGTCCCCGCGTCGTCGTGCCCCCGACGCGCGAGCAGGGCCTCGAGCGCGCCCGTCTGGGGGCGGGGCTCCGCCTGCGCGGCCCGTGCCAGCGAGCCGACCTCGACGACCGCGCCGACGTGGGGAGCGGCGCGCTCTCTCGGCTCGGGGGCGGGGGAGGCCATGCGAGCGAGTCTAGGTCGGGGCCCCTGAGGAGGCGCGGTATTTGGCCGATTCCTCCGGGTGATTCGCCCGGTTCGCCCGCATGCTGGACGGCTCGCGGCCCCCGCTCGGCGGGCGGGTGTGAGCAAGGCCTCCCTAGCATGGGCGGAGGACCGGACCCGGGAGGTCGGCATGGCACGTGGCACGACGACGGAGCACGGCACCGCGGACGGGGCCGACCGTCCGGACCGCCCTGCGACGCCCGACGCGAACGGGCAGGAGCGCAACCCCTTCCGCAAGGTGTGGTGGCTGCCCGTGGTGCGGGGGAGCCTCCTCGTCGTCCTCGGCCTCCTCCTCATGATCGAGCCGCTGGAGCAGCTCGGGACGCTGCGCGTGGTGCTCGGCGCGTTCCTCGTGGCGGACGGCGTGCTCGTCGCCGTGCAGGGGTTCGTGCACCGCCGGCAGGTCGGGTCGGCGTGGTGGCTCGCGCAGGCGGGCGTCAACGTCGTGTTCGGCGTCGTCGTGGCGCTCTGGCCCGACCTCACCGCCACCGCGCTCTACTACGTGCTCGCGGTCTGGGTGCTCGTGCTGGGCATCACCACGATCGCCGGGGCCGCCGCGCTCGTCCGCAACCGCGACCTGGGCTGGGCCTGGATGCTCGCGGTCGGGATCGTCTCGGTGCTGTTCGGGGTCCTGCTCGTCACGCGGCCGCTCGACGCCTTCGACGTGCTGCGGCTCGTCACCGTCGTGTTCGCGCTGTACGCGTTCGTGACCGGCGCGATCCACGTGGTGTCGGGCTTCGCCGTGCGCGCCGTCGCGCGCGAGCTCGCGGACCTGCGCGCGCAGGCCGTCGCGGCGGGCGTCGTCGTGACGGGCGGGTCCGTGCTCGGCGCGCCCGCCGCTCACCCGGGCGTCGCCCCGCCGTCGGCCACGGGCGGGCCGACGCCGCGCGACCCGAGCGCGGCCCCGTCGCCGTCGCCCTCGCCGGCCCCGTCGCCCTCGCCGAGGCCGGAGTCGTCGCCCGGGCCGTCGCGCGGGTCGGAGCCGGACGAGCCCGGGGGAGCGGGACGGCTGCCCTAGCATGTGACCGCTGTCCGTCGAGAACGAGGAGCACCGGTGGTCACTGCGTACGACATCCTGTTCGGCCTGACCCCGCAGGACGCGGTGGACGGGTCACCGGTCGGGACGACGGACCTGCTGCCGCCGCCCGTCGCGCCCTGGGGCGAGGCCGCCTGGGGGTGGATCGGCGACGCGGGGCCGGGGATCGAGCCGCGGACGTGGCCGCGGAGCCCGAGCACCGGGCTGCCGATGCGGCACGCCGTCACGATGCGGCTGCCGGCCGAGTACCAGCGTCGGGGCCCCGGGCTCCCGGGCGTGGCGTACTTCCTCGGCGAGGGGCAGTTCGCCACCGCGCACGACGCGAGCGACCCGGACGACCCGTTCGTCGTGGACCTGCGCGCGGCCCGGCAGCACCCGCAGGCGCTCGTGCTCAGCGACATCATCGGCCAGAGCTTCGCCTTGGTCTGGCTGACCGAGGAGGAGCTCGCGGCCGGCCCGACGGCCGCCCCGCCCGACACCCGTCGTCCCGGTGAGCACGTCGCGACGGACGAGGGGCAGAACGCGTGGGACCCGCCGCTCGGCACGCGCCGCGGCGAGGACATGACGGTCACCCGGTGGGCCTACCTCGTCCCGAGGGTCGACGACCCGAACGCGGGTCGCGCCCCGGGCCGGGAGGAGGACGGCTGGGTCTCGCCCTGGGACGAGGACTGGACCGGGCCGCCGGAGGAGGAGCGCTCCTGGGCGGACGACCACCTCGGCGGGACGTCCGAGGCGATGGTCGACTCGCTGGAGGGCGACTTCACGCCGCACTACCTGGAGCTGTCCACGCCGACCTGGGGCGTCGACTACGGCAACCGCGAGACCCACCTGGTCGACCTGGAGACCGGCGCGTTCGGGATCGCCTGACCACGGCGTCCCAGGAGTCGCGAAGCGGCGCCGCGGCCGTCACGCGAGGCCCAGGGACTGCTTCCACTCCAGGGGGAGGAGCGCGTACCCGACGAACGCGACGACGTCGAGCAGAGTGTGGGCGATCACGAGCGGCATGACGCGGTGCCTGCCCCAGCGCGACGTGTAGAACCACGAGAAGACGACGCCCATGACGACGTTCCCGACGAACGGGCCGAACCCCTGGTACAGGTGGTACGACCCGCGCAGGAGCGAGCTCCACACGACGAACTTCACGCGGCCCCAGCCGAGGTCGCGCGTGCGCTCGAACAGGTAGCCGACGGCGATGACCTCCTCGAGCAGGCCGTTCTGCAGCGCGGCGAGGATCAGCACGGGCACCGTCCACCACGCGGCGTTGAGCGCCGACGCCTGCACCTCGACCGTGATGCCGAGGAGGCGCCCGAGCGCGTAGAAGCCCAGCCCGGGGATGCCGATGGCCGCGGCGAGCGCGAACCCCCACCCGACGTCGCGCAGGGGCCGCGCG includes the following:
- a CDS encoding tetratricopeptide repeat protein translates to MTDVNAPDPQEQHWTEGFPHLADRAATLLGVDVATVARHHKVVPGGFHVWTPGRGGAQAIVGFDGSAYVRESCFTQAQMVEAFHAGHRNDANAATLPVNHAASAVASMVGILRGGPAQPATPVGPSEAELAELVGGAFEQTTPDEIAARLRARGKGAFVVVGVDRAHGPGHWYVAYFDGEQVLALDPIANGRTAWPPPAADAVRWWADGTPTTAPARVVLDVRSATGRRVWTQTTPFLAPTAQSFLDWVATLPAEKVVKGYQVWHGFWWVVLSASGDDLRVAVTDLTKDGISTLTWDVDPMLDTYRQQREMVAFCKVGSKSTRFTETVLVYNDVYDAPEMFVERTRPVGDGASGWVVKSIAAQPRGGLVPVPAHELYRRAPHLVRYLSLPEGFRAVWAKNRTNQIWNPDGELVWDADARDAANAAAAAQQGTATGAPAPATGTGTGDARAADAAAASSSAGDASASATGQGASTSGTTRPRGSVAYEAARDALDDRAASRERVLAAAHGLRDAFVRNEHMIGLLPADAEQVLVDTYRRADAGGADAVSREAATSWVREAYFRRLPLAGEAAERVDRLAEDDPDGAAHVLRGWMRYNGYGFAQDAAAAVADHEEAARRGNADALFELSVLTATGQGTPVDEARSRAFLEQAADAGHPRALYNLAAEHATGRGRPRDSARALELYLAAGDRGNGRAAFTAGVMMLTGDGSLPDPARAGRAFALAEDLGFDVRDAAAQFPPQLAEQVVGALAAD
- the pntB gene encoding Re/Si-specific NAD(P)(+) transhydrogenase subunit beta gives rise to the protein MTATSVAQAVYVLAAVLFVLSLAGLSKQESARRGNVLGMVGMVLALAATIVLALGTSARPVLVTALLIALVLLVGAAVGTWRARRVEMTQMPELIAILHSFVGAAAVLVGFNSYLTAHAAGADDVAHLVEVSLGVLVGAVTFTGSVVAFLKLSGRTRSAPLQLPGRNLLNLAALVVSLGLVVWFVVAPSIWPLLLLTVVSLALGWHLVASIGGGDMPVVVSMLNSYSGWAAAAAGFMLGNDLLIVTGALVGSSGAILSYIMCRAMNRSFVSVILGGFGAEEGAAPAGGGEGPQGEHREVSADDVAALLRDARSVVITPGYGMAVAKAQYPVAELVELLRDGGAEVRFGVHPVAGRLPGHMNVLLAEARVPYDIVLEMDEINDDLADTDVVLVIGANDTVNPAALDDPGSPIAGMPVLHVWEAGQVVVFKRSMAAGYAGVQNPLFFRENTGMLFGDAKQRVEDIVAALRVG
- a CDS encoding Re/Si-specific NAD(P)(+) transhydrogenase subunit alpha, yielding MRIGVPREVRDGERLVAATPRTVERLRALGYEVVVEHDAGAGATFSDAAYETAGATVVDAAAAWGADVVTAVNAPTDAQVALLRPGATLVAMLGPANDPDLVQRLATRGVTALALDAVPRISRAQALDVLSTLSNVAGYRAVVEAAGEYGGMFAGQVTAAGKTPPARVFVIGGGVAGLAAVGAAASLGAQVRAFDVRSEAAEQIESMGGTAVREPAAQQGMSADGYAKPLTPEQEAAALAVYAREAAEADVVITTALVRGRAPRTLTAEAVAGMRPGSVVVDLAASGGGNCALTVPGERVVTENGVVVVGWTDLAGRLPQHTSQLLGTNVVHLLELVTPGKDGELALDLDDPVQRGMTVARDGEVLWPPPPVAVSAAPAPGSTAPPPDPALETAARERAAAEAASAASLSRRRRTVGAALAAVLVTLALSFAPPSLVGHVTVFTLAVIVGYYVISNVTHSLHTPLMAQTNAISGIILVGALLQIGSDDWVVTTLALLAATVASINIFGGFLVANRMIRMFRKDAPARAQEVAR
- a CDS encoding flippase-like domain-containing protein, with product MASPAPEPRERAAPHVGAVVEVGSLARAAQAEPRPQTGALEALLARRGHDDAGTVRVVDTAEQRVRHPIDLVNLVLCAVGVVVVLLMSVYAHGTTAGVAEDVRNFSDLLARILFVPVAVLEGLITLFVPIAVLTELGIRRLGRQVVESIVAAALGLLLGVLAVLALRAWGSDDLVRGLSVYSRGEWRLTIPGYVAAIAGLLTAAGTRTRRRTVKWSWNLLFVAIGVVLITGQVSLPGIIITLLLGRIAGLAVRYVSGVRSERAYGPDLVAGVRRAGFSPAALVRVRDVTDDEELAEAADDPITEVDAEGRITAEVHVGVLRAPGATDDAGTVLTADAALAAQHLGSAPHPDEAGASDGANGTNGQTPATESQDAPSDSAAIALTRAGDNRVYAMLAEDGVRRDVVVLDGDRQVVGFLARFWRSLRLRGSEGRAAISLRAAAERTALLSYAARAAGVRTPRLLGIGESADSMVLVQEHATGAVSLRDLPVEDLTGSVLNEAWRQLRLAHAAGIAHRALTSDVMLVSREPATGAPQVWLTGWEQGDIASSELARRMDLAQMVALLALRVGARRAVESAVSVLPDDDIAAIGPLLQPVALPPSTREEIRQNKELLKELRAALVERLPEASIEPQRITRFGARTILTLTLTIVAVTVVVTTINFDQITEAVSSANPWWAAVSFLLGIVTWFGAALTLVAFASKRLPLWRVTLTQAAGSFVALAAPAGIGPAALNLRLLTRRGISTPVAVATVALVQVSQFVVTILLLVVLSVATGDGGLVQLPSTTVLLAIGGVALAVLATLLVPAVRAWVLAKIRPTIQQVWPRLSEMLGQPGRLALGIAGNVVMTLGYVLAFDAALAAFGQELSLVEVAVIYLVGNAAGAAVPTPGGLGAIEAALIFGLTTAGVPAALATSATVLFRVATYWARIPIGWAAMRYLQRKGDL
- a CDS encoding DUF308 domain-containing protein, encoding MARGTTTEHGTADGADRPDRPATPDANGQERNPFRKVWWLPVVRGSLLVVLGLLLMIEPLEQLGTLRVVLGAFLVADGVLVAVQGFVHRRQVGSAWWLAQAGVNVVFGVVVALWPDLTATALYYVLAVWVLVLGITTIAGAAALVRNRDLGWAWMLAVGIVSVLFGVLLVTRPLDAFDVLRLVTVVFALYAFVTGAIHVVSGFAVRAVARELADLRAQAVAAGVVVTGGSVLGAPAAHPGVAPPSATGGPTPRDPSAAPSPSPSPAPSPSPRPESSPGPSRGSEPDEPGGAGRLP
- a CDS encoding CPBP family intramembrane glutamic endopeptidase, translated to MGAEIWIVLGLSLGKSAVYAIINIVARLTAGTPLGEQSASLNVSRSARPYLDLTYQLVGIFFAVLPVALALYLLSARGRSAVRAIGLDGARPLRDVGWGFALAAAIGIPGLGFYALGRLLGITVEVQASALNAAWWTVPVLILAALQNGLLEEVIAVGYLFERTRDLGWGRVKFVVWSSLLRGSYHLYQGFGPFVGNVVMGVVFSWFYTSRWGRHRVMPLVIAHTLLDVVAFVGYALLPLEWKQSLGLA